The nucleotide sequence TATATCATATAATGATATAACAAATATCTCCAAATGATTTGTCAATAAAAATAAGCTGCCGGAAAGTTCCCGGCAGCCCCAACTGTTATTCCTTTACTTGATATGTCCATCCTTCTTCCTGGTACACTTTCTTTTCTTTCATCAGCTTGCCAAGAGCCCGCTTAAAAGCACCTTTACTCATCGAAAAACGCTTTTCAATTTCTTCCGGGAAGCTCTTATCGCTATAAGGCATAGAACCGCCTCTTTGCAGTAAGTATGCGTATACTTTTTCAGCGTCGTCTTGTTGAACTTCCTGCTTTCGTCCAATAAGAGACACATTAACAGAGCCATCCTCTTTTACATCGATAATACGCCCATCTACCTTCTGTCCGAGCCGCGGCTCTTCTTGCCGCTGAGACTCATGAATGAATCCGCGATAGCCTTCTGCTGTAATAATAAATGTGCCCACCTTCGTTGCACGATAAACAATGCCCGTTATATCCTTATTAAAATCTTTCTTAGAAGCTTTGGTAAACTGTTTAGCCATTACCTCTTCTGTAGCCGGCTTGGCAAATAGACGGCCTCTCTTATCAAGCCTCAACGTGCAATAAAGTCGGTCTCCAACAATTGGCCGCACGGAATATAGGAACGGCAAGTCATCTTCCGACACGAGTATATCTTTTGTAATGCCGATCGAAACGAACACACCGAGCTTTTCCTCTACACCAACAACTTCTACCCATTCATACGTATCTTGTGTAATCATCGGCATCTTCATCGTTGCCGCAAGTCGTCCCTGATGATCTTGGAAAAGAAAAACTTTCACCGGTTCATCGGGGTCAAATCCTTCTTGTATCTCCGAATGATGCAGCAAAACTGTTTCTTCTCCGTCTGTCAGAAACCAGCCAAATGGCGCTTCATTTTTCACATCCAATGTGACAATCGTGCCAGCTTGTAAATTATACATATAGGGTAAATCCTTCTTTCACTTATATTTATTAACAATTTTCCCGTTTCGGCTTTAATTATAACAGGCTTTTGGGCAGGCGCATCGTTTCTGTAAAAAAACTTCATTCCAGAGAATGAAGTTTTTTACAAATTAATTTATTTTTTGCAGTTCAAATACTCGCTTTGGTGATTTTCCGTTGTTATCTACTGTGAGAATGAGACCGACGTTCGGAGCAAAATAGTAGTAGAAGTTTTCCGAATCCTTGATCTCAATGACATGTTGGAAAGTGCCTGCTGGTGTCTTAACTGTTTTATTGACTGATAGGACACGATGATGAACGCCGTAAAGATCATCCTTCCAGTAGCTTCCTTTTTTTAGCGGCAGCTTAATATTCAAAAAGATGAAATCAGAATTGGCCACACCTAAGCGCATCCACTCTTTATTCTCTCTATAAGCATACCCATTGTCCCCGTTCACTGTCCAAACATCCCAGCCGTATGCTGTTCCTTTGTATGCCCAATTTTCCTTCCCATTCTCTACATCATAATACGTATATCGATGTTTTTTATTAAGCTTTAACCCGTAATACACTGTTCGATATTCTTTGTTTAATTCATACTGCACATCTTTTGGAACAGGTGTAAATTTAGCATAGGAATTTTTCTTAATAAATGTTTTTTTATAAAGATGATAATACCCTTTTGTGACTGCAAATACGCTTGCTGTCTGGCCTTTTTTCAACGTTTTTACTTTTACAATTTTCCCCTTTGATCGTGTAAATAAAGGGGTATCTTTTAAGATAGTTACTTTGCCGATCGTCCCTTGTTTTAATTCTGTCCCATCCCAAATAACGGCGGCATCCGCTTTTGAGAAAGGCAACGTGATAGCGGATGAACAAATCATTGCAACTGCCATTAAGAGACACGCTATTTTTTTCATCATTTTTCCCCTTTTCTAGTAAAATATCCCTTTAATTATAACATGTAAAAAGTAGCTCGTCCGTATCGTTTAATAAATTTAAAAAAGGGGAAGTTAAATTATAATTAACGCTCTAAAAAAGGTGGTAAACACAATGAGTAAAAAAAGAGGCTTATCTTCTTTAATCAGGCTAGCTATTAAATATGGACCGATTCTCTATCCTATCGTTAAGAAAATGCTGGATAAACGCAAAGCCGCCCGGGTTATGCCTACTCAAAGATAAAAACTCCAGGCAGACGCCTGGAGTTTTTTACAAATTAATAGGAGTTTCTTCTGTTACCTGATTGTTCTGCAAGTCCCTGCCAGTGATAACCAGTTTATAAGTGCCCTCAGGCATTCTCTTTACATTTTCATTTGTCCCATTCCAGGAAAGACGGTGACTTCGGGCCGGCAACGCCTTTTTATTCAACAACGTTTTGACTAGTTGTCCTTTATTATTGTAGACAGCCGCCGTGACAAACAAGCTTTTATTAATGGTAAATTTGATATTTACATTTGTTTGAGAAGCTGAGGAAGCTTCATTAACGGCTTCTGCCTTAATAGAAGGCGGCAAGTTATGGATCAATTTAACTGCTGCTTTCTTCGTTAAAGATTGATGATTATCGAATGTCCGGAACACAATGGAATATTTTCCCGCCGGTGCTATGGTACCGTCTGCCAGCTTTCCATTCCAATAGGCAACAAAGCCGCCTTTTTGCGGTGCTGCTCCGCTTATAAGCGTGCGGACATTTTTTCCATTTGCACCTTCTACATACACCGTTCCTCTCATGCTACCGCTCACAGAAAGTCCAGCTCTAAGATTATTGCTGCCGGTGACTTTAAATTCCGTTGTATTAAGTGAAATGCTTCCCATCGGTTCAGGTGTTGCTGCAAGCGCCTTATATGCATCAACGCGACCATTCCCATAAAAAGAATCCCATGATTTCGTTCCTAGATCTACAGATGACTTGTATAAAATCCGTGTGACCTGCTGCGGAGATAAAAAAGGATTTTTTGACAAAACGAGTGCGGACGTTCCTGAAACAACCGGAGCTGCCATAGAAGTGCCATCCATATAGCTATAGGAGTTATTGACCGTCGTTGATAAAATGCCTTCCCCTGGCGCTGATAGATTAATATAGCGACCAAAATTAGAAAAGTCAGCGATTTTATCCAACGAGCTGGTCGCACTGACGCTAATAACGTTAGACAAAGCAGCTGGGTAAAATGGCAAACTGGTATCCTCATTTCCGGCAGCTGCAACAACCATTGCACCTTTATTGATAGCATAGTTTGCCGCATATTCTATAACATTGCTATACGAATAGCTTCCCAGACTTAAATTAAGAATGTCAGCTCCTTTATCCACTGCATATATCATCGCTTCAGCAATCGTATAACTATCTGCATACTCTCCTTGAAATACATTAATTGGCATAATCTTTACCCCTGGAGCGACACCCGTTACACCCGAGCCATTCATAGCCGCCCCAATAATCCCTGCAACGTGTGTGCCATGGTTATCAAACGGCAAAGCGGTACGGCCAGTTACTGCGTTATACGGATTCACAAGACGACTTTTAAACTCAACATGACGCGTATCCATTCCTCCGTCAATAACTGCGACCGTAACTTGGGAGCTGCCGCGTGTTCGGTCCCATGCTTTCGGTGCGTTAATCTTTGAATGAAACCATTGGCGATTATAATAAGAATCGCTTGGCTTAAATGTATTAGTAAGCTGATAATTGGGCTCTACTTGTTTAACTGCCTCTTCCTTCATTAACTCAGCTGCTACTGTTGACAGCTCTTGTTTTTTCTTAATCGATGCATGGACAAAAAGACCATGCTGCAGGCTATCTTCTTCGGATAAACCATATCTTGTATAAATCGCTTGCCGTTCCGCTTTCTCCAGCGCACGATTAAACTGAATGATCAGTTCTCCTTTTGCATAATCCCCCTGAAATTTCTCCTCCACTGGCTGCGATGGCTCAGCAGCTTTTACCTGATCTGTTCCTGTTGTAAATATAGTACACGCTGTCACCAAAGCAGCCGTGCTAACTACGGCTGCCTGTCGCAACCTTGATCTGATCCCCATCCTGCTTCCTCCCATTTCATTCATAAAGTGCTAATGTATTCCTTTGCTAACGGGAATATTATAGTTTTTTTATCCCCTGGCGTCTATCTAATTTTTATGACAATAAACGGTGAAGCGAAGGCACAGGCGGACACAAGCTAGTGAAAAGCCTGATAAACAGGCAACTGATCAAACATAACGCCGCTAACTTTTCAGAGCTGTGCTGCTGTTTTCGTTTTCGTTTAATTTCTTCCTGTTTATGTTATAATAGAAAGGAATGTAGTTTCACTGGCTTCTACCCGCTTTTTTAAAGCATTTTGCCCCTTTGTTACATACAGCAAAAGAAGATGAACGTTTCTATTTGATGGTCGTTGGGTAAATAGGATTAGACGAACTTTTAAGAACGGAGATGAAGAAAGATGAACGCAAAAAAATTATTGACTTATGGATTAGTAGTAGCGATCATGCTGCCAAAGATCAAAGAAAGATTGGAAACGCAACAGCTACGTAAATCCTATCAAAATGCGCATCGTGTGCGTATGAATCATAACAGCATTCTGGGGAAAATCTCCGGCTAAAACTAAAAATTAGGTAGTTGAACGGCAAACTCGGAAAGTACAAAAGTACTTTTCGAGTTTTTTATTTCTTTTCCAATGTTTGCTTTCCCTTTCACTTAGTAAAATGGTTTGTCAGTAGATTGCAGTTAATCTTTTTGAGACAAAGTGGTATAATTAGGAAAGATTGGAGGAGTACGTATGGCCCTGCATAACGTAATGGAGGATATTATAAGAGGAATCCTCTCGGATCAACTCGATCATTTGCATCTTTCCTGTAAATGCCAAAAGTGCCAGGAAGATATCTTAGCGCTTTCTCTAAATAAGGTGCCTTCAAGGTATATCGTCGACGACAAACGACAACCGTTAGTAAAAGCTAATTATATGATTAACACACA is from Bacillus sp. PK3_68 and encodes:
- a CDS encoding late competence development ComFB family protein, with protein sequence MALHNVMEDIIRGILSDQLDHLHLSCKCQKCQEDILALSLNKVPSRYIVDDKRQPLVKANYMINTQDHANIVAAVAQAAAVVSANKRCTIPEE
- a CDS encoding S1-like domain-containing RNA-binding protein — translated: MYNLQAGTIVTLDVKNEAPFGWFLTDGEETVLLHHSEIQEGFDPDEPVKVFLFQDHQGRLAATMKMPMITQDTYEWVEVVGVEEKLGVFVSIGITKDILVSEDDLPFLYSVRPIVGDRLYCTLRLDKRGRLFAKPATEEVMAKQFTKASKKDFNKDITGIVYRATKVGTFIITAEGYRGFIHESQRQEEPRLGQKVDGRIIDVKEDGSVNVSLIGRKQEVQQDDAEKVYAYLLQRGGSMPYSDKSFPEEIEKRFSMSKGAFKRALGKLMKEKKVYQEEGWTYQVKE
- a CDS encoding S8 family serine peptidase; translated protein: MGIRSRLRQAAVVSTAALVTACTIFTTGTDQVKAAEPSQPVEEKFQGDYAKGELIIQFNRALEKAERQAIYTRYGLSEEDSLQHGLFVHASIKKKQELSTVAAELMKEEAVKQVEPNYQLTNTFKPSDSYYNRQWFHSKINAPKAWDRTRGSSQVTVAVIDGGMDTRHVEFKSRLVNPYNAVTGRTALPFDNHGTHVAGIIGAAMNGSGVTGVAPGVKIMPINVFQGEYADSYTIAEAMIYAVDKGADILNLSLGSYSYSNVIEYAANYAINKGAMVVAAAGNEDTSLPFYPAALSNVISVSATSSLDKIADFSNFGRYINLSAPGEGILSTTVNNSYSYMDGTSMAAPVVSGTSALVLSKNPFLSPQQVTRILYKSSVDLGTKSWDSFYGNGRVDAYKALAATPEPMGSISLNTTEFKVTGSNNLRAGLSVSGSMRGTVYVEGANGKNVRTLISGAAPQKGGFVAYWNGKLADGTIAPAGKYSIVFRTFDNHQSLTKKAAVKLIHNLPPSIKAEAVNEASSASQTNVNIKFTINKSLFVTAAVYNNKGQLVKTLLNKKALPARSHRLSWNGTNENVKRMPEGTYKLVITGRDLQNNQVTEETPINL